From a single Vespula pensylvanica isolate Volc-1 chromosome 24, ASM1446617v1, whole genome shotgun sequence genomic region:
- the LOC122637165 gene encoding receptor expression-enhancing protein 4-like isoform X1 has product MEIENAHLLITRTKRIDNNRIEEDLQIIALRRKLKHLTNWTQRFVDRLPVRMTLSNLGILAVFLAIVLPKSLTYILLYPIFRLVFGTLYPAYASYKAVRTQNVKEYVKWMMYWIVFALFTCAETFTDVFFSFWFPFYYEIKIILVLWLLSPATKGSSILYRRFVHPALTRREAEIDEALARATEQGYKAVLHLGTRGVNYATTVLMQTAIKGGGGLVQQLRKSYSLSDLTGGKDVENRSLPESRDETDMEVEPRRREHVGRRGYSPRRTQSSTNRVEMYFSEVDVDMIQPRPREPITSLTNIRSSDDISSGYSSGEALQSHRVTSQGDTLVRTSSVGARTRVKPRSTTKKTPEDTGEESEYDDLLPSPLTFLTPDQVHQLLLFLTPNDDLQKMNNEFCHSTTQQEDQQEESSMKFTGC; this is encoded by the exons atggagATCGAAAACGCACACCTGTTGAtaacgagaacgaagagaatcgataataataggATCGAGGAAGATCTTCAAATCATAGCActtcgtagaaaattaaaacatttgaCAAACTGGACACAGCGTTTCGTTGATAGGCTTCCTGTTCGAATGACCTTGAGCAATTTGGGGATACTGGCAGTTTTTCTTGCCATTGTTTTACCGAAATCGTTAACTTATATACTTTTGTATCCAATTTTTAGATTAGTCTTTGGTACTTTATATCCGGCTTATGCTTCCTACAAAGCTGTACGAACGCAAAATGTCAAGGAATAT gtCAAATGGATGATGTATTGGATCGTATTCGCTCTTTTCACTTGCGCTGAGACATTTACGGACGTCTTCTTCAGCTTTTG GTTCCCGTTTTATTATGAGATCAAGATTATTTTGGTGCTCTGGCTATTGAGTCCTGCAACTAAGGGCTCGAGTATATTATATCGACGTTTCGTTCATCCTGCATTGACCCGTCGCGAAGCTGAAATCGACGAAGCTCTTGCACGTGCTACAGAACAGGGATACAAAGCTGTCCTGCATCTTGGCACCAGAGGTGTAAACTATGCAACTACTGTGCTTATGCAAACCGCTATCAAG gggGGCGGTGGATTGGTTCAACAATTGAGGAAGAGCTATAGTTTAAGCGATTTGACTGGTGGAAAGGATGTCGAAAATAGAAGCTTGCCTGAATCGCGAGACGAGACTGACATGGAAG TGGAACCTCGTCGAAGAGAGCATGTAGGAAGAAGAGGATACAGTCCACGAAGGACACAATCCAGCACCAATAGAGTAGAAATGTACTTTTCTGAAGTAGACGTCGATATGATTCAACCAAGGCCTAGAGAACCAATAACTAGTTTAAC TAATATCAGATCGTCCGACGATATATCCAGCGGATACAGTAGTGGTGAAGCATTGCAATCACATCGAGTAACATCCCAAGGTGACACTTTGGTTAGAACATCGAGTGTAGGAGCCAGGACACGCGTGAAGCCTCGCTcgacaacaaaaaaaacacCTGAG GACACTGGAGAGGAATCCGAGTACGACGACCTTCTTCCATCGCCATTAACCTTCCTAACTCCTGATCAAGTTCATCAACTTTTGTTATTCCTGACTCCGAACGATGATCTTCAGAAGATGA ATAACGAGTTTTGCCACTCTACCACGCAGCAAGAAGACCAACAAGAAGAAAGTAGCATGAAATTTACCGGCTGCTGA
- the LOC122637165 gene encoding receptor expression-enhancing protein 2-like isoform X3 gives MEIENAHLLITRTKRIDNNRIEEDLQIIALRRKLKHLTNWTQRFVDRLPVRMTLSNLGILAVFLAIVLPKSLTYILLYPIFRLVFGTLYPAYASYKAVRTQNVKEYVKWMMYWIVFALFTCAETFTDVFFSFWFPFYYEIKIILVLWLLSPATKGSSILYRRFVHPALTRREAEIDEALARATEQGYKAVLHLGTRGVNYATTVLMQTAIKNLPNIIPSSLNEIEPRQSDPAIFSSANPNKAPSMTRRPRNKKDTVNPTKDDKLGPTTKKIQPPKIDRISITKILNEEYENTLSNEGEIEDEEQHDQPKVYEEVQENLIVERIFKEPEGRPIRTKKSGKDHVEVTRRQKSRSSKVTTKTVYEPEFSDDSDLINPCW, from the exons atggagATCGAAAACGCACACCTGTTGAtaacgagaacgaagagaatcgataataataggATCGAGGAAGATCTTCAAATCATAGCActtcgtagaaaattaaaacatttgaCAAACTGGACACAGCGTTTCGTTGATAGGCTTCCTGTTCGAATGACCTTGAGCAATTTGGGGATACTGGCAGTTTTTCTTGCCATTGTTTTACCGAAATCGTTAACTTATATACTTTTGTATCCAATTTTTAGATTAGTCTTTGGTACTTTATATCCGGCTTATGCTTCCTACAAAGCTGTACGAACGCAAAATGTCAAGGAATAT gtCAAATGGATGATGTATTGGATCGTATTCGCTCTTTTCACTTGCGCTGAGACATTTACGGACGTCTTCTTCAGCTTTTG GTTCCCGTTTTATTATGAGATCAAGATTATTTTGGTGCTCTGGCTATTGAGTCCTGCAACTAAGGGCTCGAGTATATTATATCGACGTTTCGTTCATCCTGCATTGACCCGTCGCGAAGCTGAAATCGACGAAGCTCTTGCACGTGCTACAGAACAGGGATACAAAGCTGTCCTGCATCTTGGCACCAGAGGTGTAAACTATGCAACTACTGTGCTTATGCAAACCGCTATCAAG AACCTTCCGAATATAATTCCAAGTTCATTGAATGAGATCGAACCGAGACAATCAGACCCGGCGATTTTTAGCTCAGCCAACCCCAACAAAGCACCATCGATGACACGCCGGCCACGGAATAAGAAGGACACCGTGAACCCGACGAAAGATGACAAACTAGGACCGACCACAAAGAAAATACAACCTCCTAAGATCGATCGTATAAGTATAACGAAGATTCTCAACgaagaatatgaaaatacTTTGAGCAatgagggagagatagaggatGAGGAGCAACACGATCAACCGAAAGTGTACGAAGAGGTCCAGGAAAATCTTATCGTCGAGAGAATCTTCAAAGAACCCGAAGGAAGACCAATCAGAACGAAGAAAAGCGGAAAGGATCATGTCGAAGTAACTAGACGACAAAAATCAAGATCGTCTAAGGTTACTACGAAAACGGTTTATGAACCTGAATTTAGCGACGACAGCGACTTGATAAACCCTTGTTggtaa
- the LOC122637165 gene encoding receptor expression-enhancing protein 4-like isoform X2, which translates to MEIENAHLLITRTKRIDNNRIEEDLQIIALRRKLKHLTNWTQRFVDRLPVRMTLSNLGILAVFLAIVLPKSLTYILLYPIFRLVFGTLYPAYASYKAVRTQNVKEYVKWMMYWIVFALFTCAETFTDVFFSFWFPFYYEIKIILVLWLLSPATKGSSILYRRFVHPALTRREAEIDEALARATEQGYKAVLHLGTRGVNYATTVLMQTAIKGGGGLVQQLRKSYSLSDLTGGKDVENRSLPESRDETDMEEPRRREHVGRRGYSPRRTQSSTNRVEMYFSEVDVDMIQPRPREPITSLTNIRSSDDISSGYSSGEALQSHRVTSQGDTLVRTSSVGARTRVKPRSTTKKTPEDTGEESEYDDLLPSPLTFLTPDQVHQLLLFLTPNDDLQKMNNEFCHSTTQQEDQQEESSMKFTGC; encoded by the exons atggagATCGAAAACGCACACCTGTTGAtaacgagaacgaagagaatcgataataataggATCGAGGAAGATCTTCAAATCATAGCActtcgtagaaaattaaaacatttgaCAAACTGGACACAGCGTTTCGTTGATAGGCTTCCTGTTCGAATGACCTTGAGCAATTTGGGGATACTGGCAGTTTTTCTTGCCATTGTTTTACCGAAATCGTTAACTTATATACTTTTGTATCCAATTTTTAGATTAGTCTTTGGTACTTTATATCCGGCTTATGCTTCCTACAAAGCTGTACGAACGCAAAATGTCAAGGAATAT gtCAAATGGATGATGTATTGGATCGTATTCGCTCTTTTCACTTGCGCTGAGACATTTACGGACGTCTTCTTCAGCTTTTG GTTCCCGTTTTATTATGAGATCAAGATTATTTTGGTGCTCTGGCTATTGAGTCCTGCAACTAAGGGCTCGAGTATATTATATCGACGTTTCGTTCATCCTGCATTGACCCGTCGCGAAGCTGAAATCGACGAAGCTCTTGCACGTGCTACAGAACAGGGATACAAAGCTGTCCTGCATCTTGGCACCAGAGGTGTAAACTATGCAACTACTGTGCTTATGCAAACCGCTATCAAG gggGGCGGTGGATTGGTTCAACAATTGAGGAAGAGCTATAGTTTAAGCGATTTGACTGGTGGAAAGGATGTCGAAAATAGAAGCTTGCCTGAATCGCGAGACGAGACTGACATGGAAG AACCTCGTCGAAGAGAGCATGTAGGAAGAAGAGGATACAGTCCACGAAGGACACAATCCAGCACCAATAGAGTAGAAATGTACTTTTCTGAAGTAGACGTCGATATGATTCAACCAAGGCCTAGAGAACCAATAACTAGTTTAAC TAATATCAGATCGTCCGACGATATATCCAGCGGATACAGTAGTGGTGAAGCATTGCAATCACATCGAGTAACATCCCAAGGTGACACTTTGGTTAGAACATCGAGTGTAGGAGCCAGGACACGCGTGAAGCCTCGCTcgacaacaaaaaaaacacCTGAG GACACTGGAGAGGAATCCGAGTACGACGACCTTCTTCCATCGCCATTAACCTTCCTAACTCCTGATCAAGTTCATCAACTTTTGTTATTCCTGACTCCGAACGATGATCTTCAGAAGATGA ATAACGAGTTTTGCCACTCTACCACGCAGCAAGAAGACCAACAAGAAGAAAGTAGCATGAAATTTACCGGCTGCTGA
- the LOC122637165 gene encoding uncharacterized protein T19C3.4-like isoform X4, which translates to MEIENAHLLITRTKRIDNNRIEEDLQIIALRRKLKHLTNWTQRFVDRLPVRMTLSNLGILAVFLAIVLPKSLTYILLYPIFRLVFGTLYPAYASYKAVRTQNVKEYVKWMMYWIVFALFTCAETFTDVFFSFWFPFYYEIKIILVLWLLSPATKGSSILYRRFVHPALTRREAEIDEALARATEQGYKAVLHLGTRGVNYATTVLMQTAIKGGGGLVQQLRKSYSLSDLTGGKDVENRSLPESRDETDMEVEPRRREHVGRRGYSPRRTQSSTNRVEMYFSEVDVDMIQPRPREPITSLTNIRSSDDISSGYSSGEALQSHRVTSQGDTLVRTSSVGARTRVKPRSTTKKTPEITSFATLPRSKKTNKKKVA; encoded by the exons atggagATCGAAAACGCACACCTGTTGAtaacgagaacgaagagaatcgataataataggATCGAGGAAGATCTTCAAATCATAGCActtcgtagaaaattaaaacatttgaCAAACTGGACACAGCGTTTCGTTGATAGGCTTCCTGTTCGAATGACCTTGAGCAATTTGGGGATACTGGCAGTTTTTCTTGCCATTGTTTTACCGAAATCGTTAACTTATATACTTTTGTATCCAATTTTTAGATTAGTCTTTGGTACTTTATATCCGGCTTATGCTTCCTACAAAGCTGTACGAACGCAAAATGTCAAGGAATAT gtCAAATGGATGATGTATTGGATCGTATTCGCTCTTTTCACTTGCGCTGAGACATTTACGGACGTCTTCTTCAGCTTTTG GTTCCCGTTTTATTATGAGATCAAGATTATTTTGGTGCTCTGGCTATTGAGTCCTGCAACTAAGGGCTCGAGTATATTATATCGACGTTTCGTTCATCCTGCATTGACCCGTCGCGAAGCTGAAATCGACGAAGCTCTTGCACGTGCTACAGAACAGGGATACAAAGCTGTCCTGCATCTTGGCACCAGAGGTGTAAACTATGCAACTACTGTGCTTATGCAAACCGCTATCAAG gggGGCGGTGGATTGGTTCAACAATTGAGGAAGAGCTATAGTTTAAGCGATTTGACTGGTGGAAAGGATGTCGAAAATAGAAGCTTGCCTGAATCGCGAGACGAGACTGACATGGAAG TGGAACCTCGTCGAAGAGAGCATGTAGGAAGAAGAGGATACAGTCCACGAAGGACACAATCCAGCACCAATAGAGTAGAAATGTACTTTTCTGAAGTAGACGTCGATATGATTCAACCAAGGCCTAGAGAACCAATAACTAGTTTAAC TAATATCAGATCGTCCGACGATATATCCAGCGGATACAGTAGTGGTGAAGCATTGCAATCACATCGAGTAACATCCCAAGGTGACACTTTGGTTAGAACATCGAGTGTAGGAGCCAGGACACGCGTGAAGCCTCGCTcgacaacaaaaaaaacacCTGAG ATAACGAGTTTTGCCACTCTACCACGCAGCAAGAAGACCAACAAGAAGAAAGTAGCATGA
- the LOC122637165 gene encoding uncharacterized protein T19C3.4-like isoform X5 translates to MISSIVSRLVILVFGTLYPAYASYKAVRTQNVKEYVKWMMYWIVFALFTCAETFTDVFFSFWFPFYYEIKIILVLWLLSPATKGSSILYRRFVHPALTRREAEIDEALARATEQGYKAVLHLGTRGVNYATTVLMQTAIKGGGGLVQQLRKSYSLSDLTGGKDVENRSLPESRDETDMEVEPRRREHVGRRGYSPRRTQSSTNRVEMYFSEVDVDMIQPRPREPITSLTNIRSSDDISSGYSSGEALQSHRVTSQGDTLVRTSSVGARTRVKPRSTTKKTPEDTGEESEYDDLLPSPLTFLTPDQVHQLLLFLTPNDDLQKMNNEFCHSTTQQEDQQEESSMKFTGC, encoded by the exons ATTAGTCTTTGGTACTTTATATCCGGCTTATGCTTCCTACAAAGCTGTACGAACGCAAAATGTCAAGGAATAT gtCAAATGGATGATGTATTGGATCGTATTCGCTCTTTTCACTTGCGCTGAGACATTTACGGACGTCTTCTTCAGCTTTTG GTTCCCGTTTTATTATGAGATCAAGATTATTTTGGTGCTCTGGCTATTGAGTCCTGCAACTAAGGGCTCGAGTATATTATATCGACGTTTCGTTCATCCTGCATTGACCCGTCGCGAAGCTGAAATCGACGAAGCTCTTGCACGTGCTACAGAACAGGGATACAAAGCTGTCCTGCATCTTGGCACCAGAGGTGTAAACTATGCAACTACTGTGCTTATGCAAACCGCTATCAAG gggGGCGGTGGATTGGTTCAACAATTGAGGAAGAGCTATAGTTTAAGCGATTTGACTGGTGGAAAGGATGTCGAAAATAGAAGCTTGCCTGAATCGCGAGACGAGACTGACATGGAAG TGGAACCTCGTCGAAGAGAGCATGTAGGAAGAAGAGGATACAGTCCACGAAGGACACAATCCAGCACCAATAGAGTAGAAATGTACTTTTCTGAAGTAGACGTCGATATGATTCAACCAAGGCCTAGAGAACCAATAACTAGTTTAAC TAATATCAGATCGTCCGACGATATATCCAGCGGATACAGTAGTGGTGAAGCATTGCAATCACATCGAGTAACATCCCAAGGTGACACTTTGGTTAGAACATCGAGTGTAGGAGCCAGGACACGCGTGAAGCCTCGCTcgacaacaaaaaaaacacCTGAG GACACTGGAGAGGAATCCGAGTACGACGACCTTCTTCCATCGCCATTAACCTTCCTAACTCCTGATCAAGTTCATCAACTTTTGTTATTCCTGACTCCGAACGATGATCTTCAGAAGATGA ATAACGAGTTTTGCCACTCTACCACGCAGCAAGAAGACCAACAAGAAGAAAGTAGCATGAAATTTACCGGCTGCTGA